One stretch of Epinephelus lanceolatus isolate andai-2023 chromosome 15, ASM4190304v1, whole genome shotgun sequence DNA includes these proteins:
- the ghsra gene encoding growth hormone secretagogue receptor a has translation MPSWPNLSLCLSHNCSWEETHNATRNADLGLPPLNYYSIPLLTVITVACTLLFLIGVTGNVMTILVVSKYRDMRTTTNLYLCSMAVSDLFIFLCMPLDLYRMWRYRPWRFGAALCKLFQFVSESCTYSTILSITALSVERYLAICFPLRAKALVTKRRVRALILLLWTVSLLSAGPVFVMVGVERDSMWPDYSSGMNETGFSPEETDTRECKMTHYAVESGLMGAMVWLSSVFFFMPVFCLTVLYSLIGRRLWQRHRETNISSRVAHRDKSNRQTIKMLVVVVLAFVLCWLPFHVGRYLQFRFLDAPSPLLSVLSEYCSLVSVVLFYLSAAINPILYNTMSWKYRGAAARLFGLTDSQPTRGRTASTMKGDGSNGWTESTVSF, from the exons ATGCCCTCTTGGCCCAATCTCTCGCTGTGCCTCTCCCATAACTGCAGCTGGGAGGAGACCCACAACGCCACAAGGAACGCTGACCTTGGCCTGCCTCCTCTTAATTACTACTCAATCCCTCTCCTCACTGTCATCACCGTCGCCTGCACGCTGCTGTTTCTGATCGGGGTGACCGGGAACGTCATGACCATCTTGGTGGTCAGTAAGTACAGGGACATGCGCACTACCACTAACCTGTACCTGTGTAGCATGGCCGTGTCAGACCTGTTCATCTTCCTCTGTATGCCACTGGACCTTTACCGGATGTGGAGGTACAGGCCCTGGCGGTTTGGGGCCGCGCTCTGCAAGCTCTTTCAGTTCGTGTCAGAGTCATGCACCTACTCCACCATCCTGAGCATCACTGCGCTCTCAGTGGAGCGCTACCTGGCCATTTGTTTCCCGCTGCGTGCCAAGGCCCTGGTTACCAAAAGGCGGGTGCGCGCCCTCATTCTGCTACTCTGGACAGTGTCTCTGCTGAGCGCCGGGCCTGTGTTTGTCATGGTGGGAGTGGAGCGTGACAGTATGTGGCCAGATTACAGCTCGGGAATGAATGAGACTGGCTTCTCCCCGGAGGAAACGGACACCCGGGAGTGTAAGATGACGCATTACGCAGTGGAGTCGGGCCTGATGGGGGCCATGGTGTGGTTAAGCTCTGTGTTCTTCTTCATGCCGGTCTTCTGTCTCACAGTGCTCTACAGCCTCATAGGCCGCAGGCTGTGGCAGAggcacagagagacaaacatcAGCTCCCGTGTGGCTCACCGGGATAAAAGCAACAGGCAGACCATCAAGATGCTGG TGGTGGTGGTCCTGGCCTTCGTTCTATGCTGGTTGCCGTTCCATGTGGGTCGCTACCTGCAGTTCCGCTTTCTGGACGCACCGTCCCCGCTGCTGTCTGTGTTGTCCGAGTACTGCAGTTTGGTGTCCGTGGTTCTCTTCTATCTGAGCGCCGCCATCAACCCCATCCTCTACAACACCATGTCCTGGAAGTACAGGGGCGCAGCGGCGCGCCTCTTCGGCCTGACCGACAGTCAGCCTACAAGAGGCCGCACAGCCAGCACCATGAAGGGAGACGGCTCAAACGGCTGGACGGAATCCACAGTTAGCTTCTAA